A section of the Lepus europaeus isolate LE1 chromosome 19, mLepTim1.pri, whole genome shotgun sequence genome encodes:
- the USP29 gene encoding LOW QUALITY PROTEIN: ubiquitin carboxyl-terminal hydrolase 29 (The sequence of the model RefSeq protein was modified relative to this genomic sequence to represent the inferred CDS: inserted 2 bases in 1 codon; deleted 1 base in 1 codon; substituted 1 base at 1 genomic stop codon), with amino-acid sequence MHRICKQRTSPHEVHGFVQTWNKRTGPSRLKEPFTETVEREKDIKLAFMFKSGKPYMRGFSLDINIIECFRHYGERQNCLDLTFWKKTLFIGKLSRTHTERLKILLDIIHQNEHQXPIKSEXNWGVMESMNTYTETDKTPSSNVCSAPSSETFTTEEGRGTTFPQQLSGKSPILAKQGLPEKKDRKRKTTLSSSLDTDEGFLEENESVPNKKFKKDPLKDLEKDGSLRHGPPLRTASPGNSHLDETVLSPQSVSDNSLLLPLEPERAQDDPKHDEDQLCLDSHPEQLGFPNLGNTCYMNSILQSLYAIPSFADGLLGQGIPWENIPPDVLIMPLSMLLALKDICNLETSQDLLKDIKNAISAVAEIFSGNMQNDAHEFLCQCLDQLKDDIGKLNSIWKTRREAGDENSPPELFAGNAATKAFVCPVAANFEFELHDYVVCKGCGQVVVVIEPGNCISVNLHPKPKASPLSIQNCLDLFFKTEECERHCEMCDHKKAVVMHKFGRLPRVFIVHLKRYSLSDTYVPMKDDQQVIIPRYLSLSSNCNEDTKPPLPLDCNAPVLDPEVLNLTQEVISERVSPCTSSVKLTSQSSDSSVLHVGPAEDAEQNTPQRIWPARPKEQQQRDLASGSNLESKLGNARDREVREMEMLAAASVMDQGDISLLMICEDASNPINNPDTGLELYCQEEPEDPEPKDNEKTSTLVELDFYHVSESSKDLCDYEKHKIAEGSQGMVEQLHESVTKDIVGMEKTIAKVKEPKGSMETGDPLHSYRLISVISHIGNSPCAGHYISDVYDFQKQAWFTYSDLWVAEIPEAMVQEARLHSGYIFFYMHNDIFEALVSKAEKSQLTSQQEELFLPGE; translated from the exons ATGCATCGTATTTGTAAACAAAGAACATCACCTCATGAAGTGCATGGTTTTGTTCAGACTTGGAACAAGAGGACTGGACCTAGTAGGTTGAAAGAGCCATTCACAGAAACAGTGGAAAGGGAAAAGGATATTAAACTGGCTTTCATGTTTAAATCTGGAAAACCT TATATGAGAGGTTTTTCCCTAGACATTAATATTATAGAATGTTTTAGACATTATGGAGAAAGACAAAATTGCCTGGATTTGACTTTCTGGAAAAAAACCTTGTTTATTGGCAAACTATCTCGCACACATACTGAACGGTTGAAGATCTTGCTGGACATCATTCATCAGAACGAACATCAGTAGCCCATTAAATCTGA TAATTGGGGTGTCATGGAGAGCATGAATACATACACAGAGACTGACAAAACTCCATCTTCCAATGTATGTAGTGCGCCAAGTTCTGAAACCTTTACTACAGAGGAAGGACGTGGAACAACTTTCCCCCAGCAGTTGTCGGGAAAATCACCAATACTTGCCAAACAAGGATTACCAGAAAAGAAAGATAGGAAGAGAAAAACAACACTGTCGTCCAGTCTGGATACGGatgaaggcttcctggaagaaaatGAGAGTGTGCCAAacaagaaattcaagaaagatCCCTTGAAAGATCTAGAAAAGGATGGAAGTTTGAGACATGGACCTCCCCTCAGGACCGCCTCTCCTGGAAATTCTCACCTGGatgagactgttctttctcctcaGAGTGTGTCTGACAACAGTCTGCTATTGCCATTGGAACCAGAACGTGCCCAGGACGACCCAAAACACGATGAAGACCAATTGTGCCTTGACTCTCACCCAGAGCAACTGGGCTTCCCCAATTTGGGAAACACCTGTTACATGAACTCAATTTTACAGTCACTCTATGCAATTCCATCATTTGCTGATGGCTTACTAGGACAAGGTATTCCATGGGAGAACATTCCTCCTGACGTGCTTATTATGCCTTTAAGTATGTTGCTTGCTTTGAAAGACATTTGTAATCTAGAGACTAGCCAAGACCTCctcaaagatattaaaaatgctatCTCAGCTGTTGCAGAAATATTCTCGGGCAACATGCAGAATGATGCTCATGAATTCTTATGTCAGTGTTTAGACCAGCTGAAAGATGACATTGGAAAATTAAACAGCATTTGGAAAACGAGGAGGGAGGCTGGAGATGAAAATTCACCTCCAGAGTTGTTTGCTGGGAATGCTGCCACCAAAGCGTTTGTTTGTCCAGTTGCTGCCAATTTTGAATTTGAATTGCACGACTATGTTGTTTGCAAAGGCTGTGGTCAAGTTGTTGTCGTGATAGAGCCTGGTAATTGTATCTCCGTCAACCTACACCCAAAACCAAAAGCATCTCCTTTGTCTATTCAAAATTGTTTGGATCTTTTCTTTAAAACGGAAGAATGTGAGCGCCACTGTGAAATGTGTGACCACAAGAAGGCTGTGGTGATGCATAAATTTGGCAGGCTACCCAGAGTCTTCATTGTTCATCTGAAACGCTACAGTTTGAGTGACACTTACGTGCCAATGAAGGATGACCAACAAGTTATTATTCCCAGATATTTGAGTTTATCCTCTAATTGCAACGAAGACACCAAACCACCACTTCCCTTGGATTGTAATGCACCTGTGTTGGACCCCGAAGTACTGAACCTCACTCAAGAGGTTATTTCTGAGAGAGTCAGCCCATGCACATCATCTGTGAAGTTGACCTCGCAATCCAGTGACTCTTCAGTTCTACATGTTGGACCAGCCGAAGATGCTGAGCAAAACACACCTCAGAGAATTTGGCCAGCGAGGCCAaaggagcagcagcagagagaccTAGCAAGTGGCTCGAATCTGGAGTCCAAACTGGGGAACGCAAGAGATAGGGAAGTCAGAGAAATGGAGATGCTAGCAGCTGCCTCAGTAATGGATCAGGGAGACATCTCTCTTCTTATGATCTGTGAAGACGCAAGTAATCCTATCAACAACCCAGACACAGGACTTGAACTTTATTGTCAAGAGGAGCCTGAAGATCCAGAACCTAAGGACAATGAGAAAACCAGTACATTGGTAGAGCTAGATTTTTATCATGTTAGCGAGTCTTCAAAAGATCTTTGTGACTATGAAAAACACAAGATTGCAGAAGGATCGCAAGGCATGGTTGAGCAGCTGCACGAATCTGTTACCAAAGACATCGTGGGCATGGAGAAAACCATAGCTAAAGTCAAGGAACCAAAAGGAAGCATGGAAACGGGAGATCCTCTTCATTCTTACCGACTGATTAGCGTCATCAGCCACATAGGGAACTCCCCGTGTGCAGGCCATTACATCAGCGACGTGTATGACTTTCAGAAGCAGGCCTGGTTCACGTATAGTGatctgtgggtggcagaaatcccaGAGGCCATGGTGCAGGAGGCGAGGCTTCACAGTGGGTACATCTTTTTTTACATGCACAATGACATTTTTGAGGCACTTGTGAGCAAGGCGGAGAAGTCCCAGCTAACCAGCCAGCAGGAAGAGCTGTTCCTTCCAGGAGAATAA
- the LOC133748820 gene encoding small nuclear ribonucleoprotein Sm D3-like, with translation MSIGVPIKVLHEAEGHIVTCETNTGEVYRGKLIEGEDNMNCQMSNITVMYRDGRVAQLEQVYIRGSKIRFLILPDMLKNAPMLKSMKNKNQGSGAGRGKTAILKAQVAARGRGHGMGRGNILQKRR, from the coding sequence ATGTCCATCGGTGTGCCGATCAAGGTCCTGCACGAGGCCGAGGGCCACATCGTGACCTGCGAGACCAACACCGGCGAGGTGTATCGGGGCAAGCTCATCGAGGGGGAGGACAACATGAACTGCCAGATGTCCAACATCACGGTCATGTACAGAGACGGCCGAGTGGCACAGCTGGAGCAGGTGTACATCCGGGGCAGTAAGATCCGCTTTTTGATTTTGCCTGACATGCTGAAAAACGCACCGATGTTAAAGAGCATGAAAAACAAGAACCAAGGCTCAGGTGCCGGTCGGGGGAAAACTGCTATTCTGAAGGCCCAGGTGGCTGCAAGAGGAAGAGGACATGGAATGGGACGTGGAAACATCCTCCAGAAGCGACGATAA